The Arthrobacter sp. D5-1 genome segment AGCAGGATCCGCAAGGATTTCAGCGCGTCTTTGCCCGTGATGGCCGGTTCGGCGCCGGTTTCCAGCGCCTGCACGAAGTCCTTCACCTGCAGTTTGTGGAACGGGATCAGCTGGCCGTTGATGACGGACAGGTCGACGTTCGGTTCAACGCCTTCAGGATGGACAGGCTCGACGACGATTCGCTCACCCACCGCCCACAGGTCGAGTCGACCATCGCTGCCTTCCGGGAACTCCGTCAGGGAAGCCGAGGCGCCCGTTTCGCCGGTAATGCGGAGCTGGATTCCAAGGTTGGGCGATACCGCGGTGGAGGCCTCCAGCGTTGCCATGGCTCCGGAGGTGAAGGTGATCACCGCCGTTGCGGAATCTTCTACCTCTATGTAATCGCCGTGGCGGTAGGTGTTGACCTTTCCGTAAACCTCGGCCACGTCCCCCAGGTACCACTGGAGGAGGTCGATCTGGTGCACGGCCTGGGACATCAGCACCCCGCCGCCGTCGTTCTCCCACGTGCCACGCCAGGTGTCGCGGTTGTAGTAGTCCGGGTCGCGGTGCAGCATGACCGAGCACTGGGCCATGATCGCCTTGCCCAGCGTGCCATCGTCGATCGCGGTGCGGATCTTCTGCGACGCCGGCCAGAAGCGGCGCTGGAAAAGGACCCCCAGCTGGACTCCGGCGTCTTCACAGGCTGACACCATGCGCTCAGCGGACTCCAGTCTGGTAGCTATGGGTTTCTCGCAGAGAACGTTGATCCCGGCTGCGGCTGCCCTCAGCACCACGTCCTCGTGGGTGGGATGCGGCGTACAGACGGAAACGATGTCCAGGTCCAGGGCGAGGAGCTCGTCCACGCTGGTGACCGCGTTCGGGACTCCCCAGGTCTTGGCTGTTGCTGAGGCCCGGTCCGGATCCACATCGCAGACGCCCACCACCCGGACGTTGTCCAATGCAAGGAAAGCTTCCAGGTGGTTGCGGGAAATGGCGCCGCAACCCGCGATTCCAACACGGAAGATGCGGGGTGCGGTTGCTGACGAAGTCATCGGGTAATCCAACTTTCGGGGCAAATGAGTCGTTTGCTGTGGTTCTGACGTGGAAGGGACCGCGCCGGGCGGCGGAAGCTGCCGCCCGGCGTCGTGCGTGCTGTTTGCTACTTGAGGGAAGTGCGCGGTTTGCCAAGGTCTTCGAGCGGGACGTTGTACGTTTCCCGGGCCGTCATGATGGCGATGCCCGAAGCCACCAGGCACAGGATGGTGAAGCCCGCTACCGGCCACCACCCGTTCGGTCCGGGCTGGGCCAAGAGGGTTGCGATGGCCGGTGCGAAGCCAGCCAGGATCAAGCCGATCTGGCTGCCGATCGCCATGCCGGAGTAGCGGACTGCTGCGGGGAACATCTCAGGGAAGAACACCGTCCACACGCCGTTCCAGCAGGAGTAGAAGACCGTCATGTTCAGGAAACCGAACAGGAAGATCAGGGCGATGTTCTGCTCGCTGATGGCCCAGAAATAGCCGATGGTGGTCAAAGCGCAGCCAAGGGCACCCACCAGGAGGACCTTCTTGCGGCCAACGCGGTCCGAGATCACGGCCGAGATGGGGATGGTCACCATGGACAGGCCGATGGTCACGGCGTTCACGGTGAGCATGAGGGTGCGGTCGATCCCCACGGCGGGGCCGGTGGCGTAGGCCAGGGCGTACACGGTGAAGGTGGTCTGCATGACGGAGAACAGCATCACCACGCCAACGCGCAGGACGTCGCGCCACTGGGTTTTCATGACCGCGACGGCGGGAATGGCCTTGGGCTTGTCATGCTCCACGATTTCCTCGAACACCGGGGGCTCATCCAAGCGGGTCCGGATCCAGTAGGCCACCGCAAGCACTACTACCGAGAGCCAGAACGGCACGCGCCAGCCCCAGCTGAGCAGATGCTCTTCGGGCAGGGCTGCCAAGGGGATAAAGACGACCGTGGACAGCACCATTCCAGAGGCATATCCGGTCATCACGAAGCTGGTGAAGAACGCGCGACGGCCTTCGGGTGAGTGTTCCATTGTGAGGGTCGAGGCACCTGCGGCTTCAGCGCCGGCAGAGAAGCCCTGGGCCAGACGGCCCACCAGCAACAACGCCGTTGCCCAGTAGCCGATTTGTCCATATGTGGGCAGGAATCCGATGCCGATGGAGGCAACGCCCATGATCACCAGCGTGACCATCAGTGCCTGCTTGCGGCCGATCTTGTCACCGTAGTGGCTCATCACCAATCCGCCGAGTGGCCGGGCAAGGTAGCCCACGCCGAACGTCGCCATCGCTCCGAGCAATGCCACTACGGGGTCGCCGCCGGGGAAGAAGATCTTGGGGAAGATCAGGGCGGCGGCAGTGCCGTAGATGAAGAAGTCGTAGTACTCCAAGGTGGATCCGAGGAAGGAGGCGAGTGCCGCCTTCTTGGGCATTTTGACGTGTTCAACCGGCTCTGTTCCAACCGGTTCTGTTCCAAGCGGCGAGGCCGCATTGTTGGCGTCCGAGGGCGAGTGCTGCTGCACGTGTCCCATACTGTCTCCTCATTGAGTGCCGCGGGAAGTGGCACCGCCATGGTGCCTTGCCCGGCAAAGAATTGGACGAGGTACAAACCGCCGGCTGCTGCTTTGTTGTGCAGCCCGCCCGGTAGCCGTTGATAACGACTCCCGTAGCTGTGCTCCAGATCACAGGCGATTGTTCCTCTGGAATCGACTGTAGGACCCAGGTCACACGCAGCGGCACAACTTCCCGTTGAACGGGATACGTCTCTTATCTGACCCGTCAGGGCTCCAGGTGGGACAACCACGGACGGGAGCCATAAGGCCGGCGTTCAGCACCCATGGTCCGGGACAAGCCGCGGCCTGCGGCCACCAGGACCGGGAGTATCAGCCCGGCGTCTTCGTCCACAGAGGGCACGACGACGGAAATGGCACCTATGACGGCTTGGCCCTGGCCAAACACCGGCACGGAATAGGCCGTGTTTTCCTCCACCAGGACACCCACCAAACGGGCATAGCCACGCTCACGGATCTGGGCGAGGTGGCTCCTGATCCTGGCAGGGTCCACCTCCGTTGCCTGCGTGGTCTTCTCCAGCTTTCCTGCCAGGAATCGGTCCTGAACCCAGCCCGGCATGTGCGCCATCATGGCCATTCCCGACGACGTCGTGTGGATGTCCAGACGGCCGGCAACCTCCGCCAGGTTCATGACCGTTCCATGCCGGTCCAGGCGTTCGAGGTAAAGAACACTGTTGGTTTCCACATCCGGAATGGACAGGGCAACGTGTTCCCGCACCGCCGCGTGCACACCTTCCAGGAACGGCAAACCGCGACGTCGGAATTCCTCCAGGGGATTACTGCGGGAGGCCAGTTCCCACATCTTCATTCCGACGCCGAACTCGCCGGCCGCGTTGCGCTCCAGGAGTCCGTTGGCCGCCAGGTCCATGGCCAGGCGATGCACCGTGCTGCGGGACATGCCGGTAATCCGGACCATGTCCTTCAGGGGAAGCCACGGCTGGCCTTTGGAAAACGCGTCCATGATCTTCACGACGCGTTCGATCACGGACTCCCCCGACGCCGAGTTGGCCATGATGCCTCCGTAGTGCTTTTCCGGTCGGCTGCATCGCGGACCGCAAACCCAATATAGCCTTGCACTGAAGCGCGAGAATCCGGGAGGCAACGTGGAACTGCGGCAAATCGAGGCCTTCCTGGCAGTAGCAGAGGAATTGCACTTCGGCAGGGCGGCAGAACGGCTCCGCATGGCCCAGTCGCCGTTGAGCCAAACCATCAAGAAGCTCGAAAAGGGCTTGGGCGCACCGCTCTTTGTCCGCAACACCCGGTCCGTCACGCTGACTCCGGCCGGGCATTCCCTGTTGCCGCACGCACGCCGGATCCTGGACGAAGTGGACCTGGCACGCAGGGCTGTCAGCGCCGGAACGGGGACCGTCTATGGCAAAATCGCCATCGGCTTCTCGGGTGCGCTGAACCATGCCACGCTTCCCCCACTGACACGGGCCCTGCGCCAGCGCTACCCGCAACTCGACGTGACGCTGCGGGGAGGCTTGCTGACCCAGGAAGCACTTCACCAACTGGGCAACGGTGCACTGGACCTGGCCTTTATCGGCCTACCCATCGACGCTCCGTCGCTGGCCACCCGCCGGATTGCCATTGAGCGCCTGGGGGTTACCCTGCCGGCAGACCACCCCCTTGCCGGACAGGCCTCCGTGGAAATGGCCGAGCTGGCCAATGATCCGTTCATCACCATGCCTGCCGCCCAAGGGTCCACGCTGCGTGAGGTCACCTTCGCGGCGTGTGCTGCCGCCGGTTTCCGCCCCAGGATCGCCCAGGAGGTCTCCGACCCCTACACGGCACTGTCCTTGGTGGCCGGTGGCGTGGGCATCAGCCTGATGCCCGGGTCCATTGAGGGGATCATGCCTGCGGGCATCGTCTTCCTGCCGCTTCAAGGCGACGACGTCCTCCTGTTTTCCGGACTCGCCTGGAACCCTGGCTCCATGTCTCCGGCCGTTCGGGCGGCAATCCAACTGGCTGAGGAGGTGCTGCCAACACCTGGGGACTAGCCCACTATGTGTTTTCTGCACATGGTGAGAGACCAACTAAGTATTGGACAAGAGCTAATGCGTTGCCCAGCATTGAGAAAAGCCCCACTCACTCAATGAAGAGGACACCCTCATGGCCACGTTTGCCGTTACATACGCCTACTCCGACTCGACGTCTGCCGGCCGGGATACAGTCCGGCCCGCTCACGTGGAGTTCCTCAAAGCCCAGTTCGACGGCGGTCGCCTCCTCAAGAGCGGCCCTTTCGGTCCGGAGGAATCACCAGGCGCGCTGCTGATCATCGACGGTGACACCAAAGCCGACGTCGAAGCCCTTATGGACCAGGACCCGTTCCATCAAGCAGGGCTCATTGAGGAACGGACCGTGCGGCAGTGGAACATCTTCTTCGGCGCTGATGCTGCGCAGCCGGCAGCCGCGCAGACCGCCGCGCAGCCCGCAGCCGGGCAGCCAGCCGCGCAGACCCCCGCGCAGAACTGAGGTCCCCCAGTGCTGTCCGCGATCACCGTCTCCAAAGAGACCATTGCTTTTCGGGATTCTCCTGAGCCCGTCCTTGAACCGGGCCACGCCCTCGTCCGGGTCCACAACGTCACCCTCTGCGGCACCGACCTCCATATCTGGGAGGACGACTATCCCACGGAGCTCCCCCTGGTCCAAGGCCATGAGTTCTCCGGCATCGTGGAGGCCCTCGCGCCTGCGAAGACCGGCGCCGGGGGCTCCGGAAGGGACACAGTCCAGGAGATCAGCATCGGCGACCGCGTTGCCGTCAACCCCATCATCTACTGCGGCGAGTGCCGCCCGTGCCTCACCGGCCGGTACAACGTCTGCCAGAACGTGGGCTGCCTGGGCTGCTACTCGGATGGGGCACTGACAGAACTGATCAGCGTCCCGGTGGAGAAGCTGTGCCCCGTTCCCGACGATCTCCCGCTGGACATCGCCGCCATGGGCGAACCCGCATCCATCGCCATGCAGGCCGTCAACCGCGGTCGGCCCGAGCCCGGCGACACCGCGCTGGTGTTGGGAAGCGGCCCCATCGGATTGCTGGCCACGCTGTACCTGACGGAGCTTGGAGTCACGGTGATCTGCGCCGATACCGAGCAGCACCGGCTGGATCTTGCGGTCGGGTTCGGTGCCGCGGAAACGCTGCTGGTAAGGCCGGGAAGCGACTTCCCGGATGAACACCAAGCACAACGCCTTCACTCCATGACGGACGGGTACGGTCCGCAACTGGTCATCGAAGCCACCGGGGTTCCTTCCTCCTTGGAGAATGCCATCAGGCTGGTTGCCAGCGCCGGCAGGATTGTCCAAGTGGGCATCTCGCCGCGGCAAGCCAACGTCTCCATGAAGGACATCCCCTACAAGGAACTGGATCTCATGGGCAGCCGGATGAGCCTCAACCTCATCCCTGACGGGCTCGCCCTGCTGTCCCGTCACCCTGAACAGGCACGCGCCCTCATGACCCACCGCTTCGCATTTGCGGAGGTCCAGAAGGCCTACCGATTGATGCAGGGACGAACCGGGAAGATCGGCAAGATCGTCATCGAGATGCCTGCGGGAAGCGTCGCATGAGCACCTCAATCCTCACCGCGCCCGAACAACTCAACGCCAGCTACGACGTCGTGATCATGGGCAGCGGCGCCGCCGGGCTGGTGGCCGCCGTCCGTGCTGCCGATGCCGGACTGAGCGTCCTGGTGGTGGAGAAGGCGCCGCTGCTGGGCGGCACCACGGCTGCCGGTGGCGGCGTGATGTGGGCACCGAACAACCACCTCGCCAAGGCTGCCGGGTACCAGGACAGCCATGCCGACGGCGTCGCTTACCTCACGGAGGCGGCCGGCCACGTGATGACGGCCCAGGAAATTGAGTGGTACGTGGCCACTGCGCCGCGGGCTGTGGACTTCCTGAACCGGAACACCAAAGTGTCCATGGTTCCCATTGCCCGCCCGGATTACCACATGGACTGGAAAGGGTCCGCGAACGGTGGCCGCGGCCTGGACAACAACGCTTTTGATCCCCAGGACTACCCCGGCCTTTCGGAGCTGATCCGGCCGTCGTCGTACTTCCCTCTGCTCACCATGACCGAACGCGATGAACTCAACGGCCGCGCCGCTGATCCGTTGCTGCTGGAACGCCGGGCGTCCACCGGGATCCGGACCATGGGCGGCGCCTTGGTGGGGAGCCTGGTGGCGAGCGCTGTGGACCGGGGCGTGCACCTTGTGGTGTCCAGTCCGGTGGAGGAATTGTCACCGCCATGTGCCGGGTGGATGGTGAGTCTCGGCGGCGTTTCTGCCGACGCGACCGTGGCCGCGACCGCCGTCGTGCTTGCCTCTGGTGGGTTCGAATGGAATCCGCGGCTTCGCAGCGCGTTCCTGCCGTATCCGGTGACGCCCATCAGCGCCCCGTCCAACGAGGGCGACGGCTTGGAACTCGGGCTGAAGGCCGGAGCGGCTGTGGAGGACATGACGGCAGTGTGGGGCGTTCCGGTGATTTCGACGGCGGCCCATCAGTACGACGGTCAGCAGTCGGGGCGTATGGGAAACGTGGAGATGACGTTGCCGGGATCCATCACCGTGAACAGCGACGGCAAGCGTTTCGTCAACGAGGCGCTCAACTATCACGACGCCAGCAGGGTCTTCGCCTCGATCAACCCGCATACGGGCAGGCAACAGAACAACCCGGCGTGGTTGGTTTTTGATTCCGCCTATGTGGCCAAATACCCGGTGGCGGGCTCCTCGCCGGGCGAACCCGCAGAGTGGATGGTGTCCGCGCCCAGCCTGGAACTCCTGGCCAAGGAGGTGGGCATCAACCCAGCCGGTCTCAACGCCACAGTTTCCCGGTTCAACGCCGACGCGGTCCTCGGCGTGGACACGGAATTCGGCAGGGGCGCCACTGCCCAGGACCGATTCCTGGGCGATGCCGGAAACACCCCCAATCCTTGTCTGGCGCCCTTACTGGTGGCTCCGTTTTATGCGGTTCCCATCCGGGCAGGCGTACTCGGCACGTCGGGCGGGTTGGCTACGGACTTCAGTGGTCGCGTCCTGGACCATCGGCAGCAGCCCATTCCGGGACTTTATGCGGCGGGCAACGTGTCGGCCGGGGTCTTCCGCAACAACTACCCCGGCGGCGGTGCCACCCTTGGTTCCGCGATCACCCGTGCCTTCGCTGTTGGGGAAGATCTCGCGGCCCGGCTGAAGTAGCCGACCCTTGGGGGGACGGAAACGCCCGACGGCGACTACCGCCGTCGGGCGTTTGCGTTGCCAGGCCCGCTCTACGCGCCTCGCGCCCGAAATAGGGCGCAGAGCGGGCCCCCACAACGGATGGGCTAGCGGGCGTAGAGCTCGGTGAAGTTCCTGAGAACCCGCATGGGTTCCGTCACGGATGATTCAAGGGCAGCGGCGATGAGTTCATCGGCCTCGTGGGGCGGGAAATAGCCTGCGTTCTTGTAGATGTTGATGCGCGTGATGATCCCGTCAGCATCCAGTTCCGGGTGGAATTGTGTGGCGTAGAGGTTGTTTTTGATGCGGAACATGTGCACCGGGCAGGCAGCTGAGCTGGCCAACAGCACTGCATGTCCGGGTAGTTCGCTGCACGCTTCCTTGTGACCTACAAAGGCGTCGAAGGTGCGTGGGACGCCCCGAAGCATGGGGTCACGTTCCCCGTCGGCGGTGAGCGTGATCTCCGTGGGCCCCACAGGCTCGCCAAAGCGGCGGTCAATCGTGGCCCCTTGGTGAACACCCAGGGTCCCGACGCCGTAGCAGGCACCAAGGAACGGGAAGTCCTCGGCCACTATCCGGTCCAGAAGGGATGAGAGTTCCGTCTCAACCCGGATCTGGTCGGAGCTCTTCTCCTCCACAGGATCGCTGGACGTATAGGGGCTGCCGCCAACAATCACCCCGGAATAGTCCGACAGTTCAAGCGCCGGCAAAGGCCCGGATTCCAGCCGGATACGGACCAATTCTTCCGGTTTCAGGCCGCAGTAGCGGAGGTAGGCCTGGTATTCGTCATCGGCTGCTGCGTCTTCGGCGCGGGTGGCCAGCAAAAGGAAGGGCTTCACAGGCCCAGTCTGCGCGAGGAATGCCTGACGAACAAAGTGTGTTGGCCCGAAGGGGGTTTCTGACAGAGACTCCCTTGCATCGCCGTGGCTGCATAACGTTGGTAGGGACCCCTATGACACACCTATGACTCATTTCTGAGGAGCAATCTTTGAAGCAGGACCCTCTGGTCGTCGGCACGCAATCGCCCAAGGCGTCAGTTGCTGCACCGCAACTCCCCAAGAAGATCCCGTGGGGTGGCCTTCTGGTTCTGGCTGCGGCAGGGTTCACGGCTGTGACCACAGAACTCCTGCCCTCAGGCCTGCTTCCCCAAATCAGCCGCGACCTCGGAGTGGACGAGTCGGCGGTGGGTTCGCTGACCGCGGTCTATGCGGCCATCATCGTTTTCACGGCCCTCCCGTTGTCCCGGTTCCTGGCCGGGCGGCTTCCCCGGAAGACCCTGCTCATTGCCACCGTGCTGGCCTTTGCCCTGAGCAACGTGCTCCTCGCTTTCAGCCCATCCTTGGGTTGGGCGATCGGGGCGAGGCTCCTTGGCGGCATCGCCCACGGCATGTTGTGGTCCAGCATGGCACCGTATGTGGCCCGCATCGTCCCCGCACATTCCGTGGGCAAGGCCATGGCTGTGGTCTTCAGCGGCAACAGCATCGCGTTGGCCGTCGGTGCTCCCATCGGAACGCTGATGGGTTCGCTCATGACCTGGCGCGCCTCGTTCCTGGTCCTGGCCGGAGTTGGTGTGTTGCTGGCTGTCTTGGCTTTTTGGCTGCTCCCCGGCGCCCATGACCAAGCCAGCCAGAAGACCCCATCCCTCCGAGCAGCCATGAAACTGCCCGGCGTCATCGCCATCGCCATCGCATGGCCGCTCCTGCTGCTGGCCCACTTCACACTCTTCACCTACGTTGCCCCGTTCCTCCTCGCCTCCGGACTGCCGGAATCCGCTACGAGCCTGTCCCTTTCCGTGGTGGGCATCGCCAGCCTGGTGGGTATCTGGATTGCCGGCATGACCGCGGACTCCCGCCCGCGCACCTCGGTGATTGCCGCCGTCGGACTCTTGACCCTTGCTTTCGCCCTGCTGCCCGCGCTGGGCGGCACCTGGGTGGGCGCGTTTGGACTGATGACGCTCTGGGGCATCGCGTTCGGAGCGGTGGGCATCTACAACCAGGCGGCGATTCTCCGTGCGGGCGGTGAGCACAAGGATGCTGCCAACGGGCTGACTGTGGTAACCATCCAACTGGGGATCGCCATCGGTGCTGTGTACGGAGCCTTCGCCCTCACCACCGTCGGTGCGCACCTGGTGCCCTTGGCCGCCGCGGTTCCCACTGCGGTTGCGCTGGTGATCATCATTGCCAGCCGTCGCGGCGGCTACCCTGCCGGGGGTCGCGAGAAGCGCCGTTAACATTCCCGAAACACGCCGGTGACGTGATCTTCACGAACAGTGGATTTCTGTAACTTACCTGCAACTTAGCTCTTCTGAGTCGGAAACATAGCTCACCGAACATTGATCGGGGGGTTGGTGTGGGCCGTGCAACAACGGCCCCGTTTCGGACAAGCTTGAAGGGAACGCAGGTGGAGATCTCTGCGCAACACGTCTGGCTGATGTTGTCATCGGCGATGGTGCTATTCATGACCCCGGGCCTCGGCCTGTTCTACGGCGGCATGACCCGCGCCAAGGCAGCTCTGAACATGATCATGATGAGCTTCATCTCGGCCGGCATCGTTGGTGTTGTCTGGGTCCTGTGGGGCTACTCGATGACCACCGGCGACGGCTTCCTCGGCCTGTTCGGCAACCCATTCGCACACTTCGGCCTGCAGGACCTCATGGGTTCGCCGGACCTCATCAAGGCAGGCTTCGCTGCTACGTTCGCCATCATTACCGTGGCCCTCATCAGCGGTGCCATCGCCGACCGTGCCAAATTCGGCGCCTGGGCTTTGTTCGTACCGATCTGGGTGACGGTGGTTTACTGCCCGCTTGCTTACATGATCTGGGGCGGTGGCCTCATGAGTGCAGGGGGCGCCCTCACCCAGATCTTCGGCCAGGTCATCGACTTCGCTGGTGGCGCAGTGGTTGAGGTCAGCTCCGGAACCGCCGCTTTCGTCCTCGCACTGATCGTGGGAAAGCGTCACGGATTCGCCAAGGACCCCAACCACCGCCCACATAACGTGCCGTTCATCATGATCGGCGCAGCCATCCTCTGGTTCGGCTGGTTCGGATTCAACGGCGGAGCCGCCGCCACGGTGGAGCAGGCAGGCCTCATCTGGGTCAACACCCTGGTCACCCCGGCCGCGGCCATGCTGAGCTGGCTGGTGGTGGAGAAGATCCGTCACGGTCACCCCACGTCCTTGGGCGCAGCGTCCGGCGTAGTGGCGGGCCTTGTAGCCATCACCCCGTCCTGCGCGAACATCACCCCGCTCGCAGCTCTCGGCCTGGGCTTGGTGGCCGGCGCTGCCTGCGCAGTGTTCGTTGACCTGAAGTACAAGTTTGGCTTCGACGACTCCCTCGACGTTGTGGGCGTTCACTTCGGGGCCGGCGTCATCGGCACGATCTCCCTCGGCTTCATCGCCTTCCCCACCGAGGGGACGGCCGGCGGCCTCTTCTACGGCGGCGGCCCCCAGCAGTTGATCGCGCAGACCGTGGCCGTCTTGGTCACCATGGCGCTCTCGGGCCTGGGCACTCTGGTCATCGGCCGGGCCATCCACAGGACCATCGGCTTCCGTGTTGCCCACGAGCACGAAATCACCGGTGTTGACCTCACCCAGCACGCCGAGTCCGCCTACGAGTTCGGCCTCACCGCCCACGGCCACTTCCGTCAGCAGCAGGCGCACCTGTCTGCTTTGATCAGGCGGAAGCCCGAAGAGGCCAAGGAAGACAGCTTCGCCTAACGGCACCCTCACCAAACAGCGCCCGCCCACCCAAGTAGGTGACAGCAAACGCACCACTGAGGGCTGATTGGGACGTTTGCTGTTACCTAGTTGGGCTAGCCGGAGCCGTTCCAGATCCGCTGCCACCACGTCCGCTTGCCCGGCTGCTCGGGTTCCGGCTCCGGCGGAGCTGCGGCTGACCTGCGTTCCCGCCATTTTTCCAGTTCAGCGTCCACGTCGCGGAGCTTGGTGATCACCGGAGGCCCGCCCTGAAGTTGCCGCCTGGCCTCGATCACGCGTTTGTTGAAGTCCTCAAGAATGTCCCGGACCTGTTTGTCCGTGTACTGCTGGTCCAGCTTGGCGTCGAGCTCGGAGTCCTCGATCCGGAGCAGAATGGCCGGCGGACCGATCCCGCTGAGGCGTTCGCGTTGGATGAGGCCTTTGACCCACCAGTCGGGATCGTAGTGCTCCCCCAGCCCGGGGATTGGTTTTCCGGCGTATTTCAGGTTGTCGAACTTGCCTTGGTTCATGGCGTCCCGGATGAGGTACTCGACCCGCGCGGCGTCGTCCACTTTGCGGCGTTTCTCGCGTTCCTCGGCGTCGGCGGCCTCGAGCTCTGCGTCTTCTTCCGCGTTGCCGCCCCATGACCGGACTGCCCGCAGTTCGGCGCCGCGCTCAAGCCTGCGCCTGAAGACGTTATTCTCGGCGTTCACGTCCTGCCACCTCCTCGCACGGCAGCCCTCGCCTGCCGGACATCGTGATTCCAGTATTCCGCACGTTGCCGTGGTTGGGGCACGTACCCCCACCACCTGCTTTGAAACCGCAACGACCCCCGACACGCCGCCAACAGGCGTGTCAGGGGCCGTTCGGTGCCCGAAATGGGTGGTGGTGGTCCGGCGAAAAAACTAGGAACGAACAGCCATGCCCGGATCCAACTGTTCGATACCCTCAGGCGTCACCAGCACTACCCGGGCGGTGCAGATGTCGTAGAACAGCCCTGTGGCTTGCACGCTGCCCGAGGCAAGGACTGGCCCAGTGACGGGGTGGTCCTCCAGCTTCCGGAGCTGCACGGCAATGTTCACCATGCTCAGCTGGTCCAGCCGGCTGTAGCCCTCGGCCTCGGCCGCGCGGGCAACAGGATGGCCGGCGAGCAACGCCGAGTAGCTGGGCCGTGCGTGCTCCAGCCAGGTATTAAAGCCCGTACCCAGGGCAGGGGCAGAACCCTCTGCATCAGCAATGACGGCCTTCATTGCGCCGCAGTTGGAGTGCCCGCAAATAACGATCGAATCCACGGACAGCGCCTTGACCGCAAATGACAGCGTTGAATCAATGGAGGCATCACGGCCATCGCTGCACACCACGTTGCCAATGTTGCGGAGCGTGAGAAGGTCACCCGGTCCGCTGCTGGTGATCAGGTTGGGGTTGACGCGGGAGTCGACGCACG includes the following:
- a CDS encoding glutamine amidotransferase — translated: MKPFLLLATRAEDAAADDEYQAYLRYCGLKPEELVRIRLESGPLPALELSDYSGVIVGGSPYTSSDPVEEKSSDQIRVETELSSLLDRIVAEDFPFLGACYGVGTLGVHQGATIDRRFGEPVGPTEITLTADGERDPMLRGVPRTFDAFVGHKEACSELPGHAVLLASSAACPVHMFRIKNNLYATQFHPELDADGIITRINIYKNAGYFPPHEADELIAAALESSVTEPMRVLRNFTELYAR
- a CDS encoding LysR family transcriptional regulator; its protein translation is MELRQIEAFLAVAEELHFGRAAERLRMAQSPLSQTIKKLEKGLGAPLFVRNTRSVTLTPAGHSLLPHARRILDEVDLARRAVSAGTGTVYGKIAIGFSGALNHATLPPLTRALRQRYPQLDVTLRGGLLTQEALHQLGNGALDLAFIGLPIDAPSLATRRIAIERLGVTLPADHPLAGQASVEMAELANDPFITMPAAQGSTLREVTFAACAAAGFRPRIAQEVSDPYTALSLVAGGVGISLMPGSIEGIMPAGIVFLPLQGDDVLLFSGLAWNPGSMSPAVRAAIQLAEEVLPTPGD
- a CDS encoding IclR family transcriptional regulator, with product MANSASGESVIERVVKIMDAFSKGQPWLPLKDMVRITGMSRSTVHRLAMDLAANGLLERNAAGEFGVGMKMWELASRSNPLEEFRRRGLPFLEGVHAAVREHVALSIPDVETNSVLYLERLDRHGTVMNLAEVAGRLDIHTTSSGMAMMAHMPGWVQDRFLAGKLEKTTQATEVDPARIRSHLAQIRERGYARLVGVLVEENTAYSVPVFGQGQAVIGAISVVVPSVDEDAGLILPVLVAAGRGLSRTMGAERRPYGSRPWLSHLEP
- a CDS encoding MFS transporter; the encoded protein is MGHVQQHSPSDANNAASPLGTEPVGTEPVEHVKMPKKAALASFLGSTLEYYDFFIYGTAAALIFPKIFFPGGDPVVALLGAMATFGVGYLARPLGGLVMSHYGDKIGRKQALMVTLVIMGVASIGIGFLPTYGQIGYWATALLLVGRLAQGFSAGAEAAGASTLTMEHSPEGRRAFFTSFVMTGYASGMVLSTVVFIPLAALPEEHLLSWGWRVPFWLSVVVLAVAYWIRTRLDEPPVFEEIVEHDKPKAIPAVAVMKTQWRDVLRVGVVMLFSVMQTTFTVYALAYATGPAVGIDRTLMLTVNAVTIGLSMVTIPISAVISDRVGRKKVLLVGALGCALTTIGYFWAISEQNIALIFLFGFLNMTVFYSCWNGVWTVFFPEMFPAAVRYSGMAIGSQIGLILAGFAPAIATLLAQPGPNGWWPVAGFTILCLVASGIAIMTARETYNVPLEDLGKPRTSLK
- a CDS encoding Gfo/Idh/MocA family oxidoreductase, coding for MTSSATAPRIFRVGIAGCGAISRNHLEAFLALDNVRVVGVCDVDPDRASATAKTWGVPNAVTSVDELLALDLDIVSVCTPHPTHEDVVLRAAAAGINVLCEKPIATRLESAERMVSACEDAGVQLGVLFQRRFWPASQKIRTAIDDGTLGKAIMAQCSVMLHRDPDYYNRDTWRGTWENDGGGVLMSQAVHQIDLLQWYLGDVAEVYGKVNTYRHGDYIEVEDSATAVITFTSGAMATLEASTAVSPNLGIQLRITGETGASASLTEFPEGSDGRLDLWAVGERIVVEPVHPEGVEPNVDLSVINGQLIPFHKLQVKDFVQALETGAEPAITGKDALKSLRILLAVYESSRTGQPVRFAAVQPTHAAIPELRGREKVAR
- a CDS encoding alcohol dehydrogenase catalytic domain-containing protein, coding for MLSAITVSKETIAFRDSPEPVLEPGHALVRVHNVTLCGTDLHIWEDDYPTELPLVQGHEFSGIVEALAPAKTGAGGSGRDTVQEISIGDRVAVNPIIYCGECRPCLTGRYNVCQNVGCLGCYSDGALTELISVPVEKLCPVPDDLPLDIAAMGEPASIAMQAVNRGRPEPGDTALVLGSGPIGLLATLYLTELGVTVICADTEQHRLDLAVGFGAAETLLVRPGSDFPDEHQAQRLHSMTDGYGPQLVIEATGVPSSLENAIRLVASAGRIVQVGISPRQANVSMKDIPYKELDLMGSRMSLNLIPDGLALLSRHPEQARALMTHRFAFAEVQKAYRLMQGRTGKIGKIVIEMPAGSVA
- a CDS encoding FAD-dependent oxidoreductase — protein: MSTSILTAPEQLNASYDVVIMGSGAAGLVAAVRAADAGLSVLVVEKAPLLGGTTAAGGGVMWAPNNHLAKAAGYQDSHADGVAYLTEAAGHVMTAQEIEWYVATAPRAVDFLNRNTKVSMVPIARPDYHMDWKGSANGGRGLDNNAFDPQDYPGLSELIRPSSYFPLLTMTERDELNGRAADPLLLERRASTGIRTMGGALVGSLVASAVDRGVHLVVSSPVEELSPPCAGWMVSLGGVSADATVAATAVVLASGGFEWNPRLRSAFLPYPVTPISAPSNEGDGLELGLKAGAAVEDMTAVWGVPVISTAAHQYDGQQSGRMGNVEMTLPGSITVNSDGKRFVNEALNYHDASRVFASINPHTGRQQNNPAWLVFDSAYVAKYPVAGSSPGEPAEWMVSAPSLELLAKEVGINPAGLNATVSRFNADAVLGVDTEFGRGATAQDRFLGDAGNTPNPCLAPLLVAPFYAVPIRAGVLGTSGGLATDFSGRVLDHRQQPIPGLYAAGNVSAGVFRNNYPGGGATLGSAITRAFAVGEDLAARLK
- a CDS encoding YciI family protein; protein product: MATFAVTYAYSDSTSAGRDTVRPAHVEFLKAQFDGGRLLKSGPFGPEESPGALLIIDGDTKADVEALMDQDPFHQAGLIEERTVRQWNIFFGADAAQPAAAQTAAQPAAGQPAAQTPAQN